The region GCGCGGGCGATGACCGCCTTGACCCGGTCCCGACCGAGCGTCGCGCTGGCGGCGGCGAGCCGAGGGTCGGCGAGCAGCGTGTCGGTGCGCGGCACCCGCCGTCGCGGGTCCGTCGGCCCGTCGCCCATCGCGTCATCTCCTGCAGTGGTTTGGCGGAGACGGACGGGAATCGAACCCGCCTGGCCCGGGTCCCGGACCACACCGGTTTTGAAGACCGGGAGGGGCACCAGCCGCCTGAACGCCTCCACCGGACATTCGATCACAGCACGGGCAGGACCGCCCGGTCAGGTGGAAGTTCCGCCGGCACCCCGCCGGGCTTCCACCCGCTCGCGCTGCGGCACCACCGTGTACCGGGGGTCACGGGCCGAGGCGACACCGCCGTAGAAGATGCCGAACCGGGTCACCACCGAAGCGGCCAGCAACGCGGCACCGGAGAACGCGCCGACCGTCCGGCTACGGCGGCCCAGCAGCGCCCCGGCAACCCCTACGGCGGTCAGCAGCCGGCCGGCGCGCAACAGCCGACCGGGACGGCCCAGCCGGTAGGGCTCGCTGAGCAGACCGAGACGGGTCTCCACCCGGTGCGCGCCGTACAGCTCCAGCGCCGCGCCGGCCACCGCCATCCGCCGGGCCGGCCCGGTCTGGGCCGGCGGCGCGGCGAGCAGACCCACGCCCGCGCCGCTGGCCAGCGCACTGCCGGCGAAGATGACCGGCAACTCGGGGTACGCCTCATGCCACGACGGCACCGCCGTGTCGGCCAGCAGGACCCCGGTGTACGTGGCCAGCGCGGGCGCGGTGCCGGCGGCGAGCAGCCCGGCGGTGTGCCCGACCGACGGCAACGCCCGACTTGCCCGCCCGAGCAGACCGTGGCGCGGCAACACACCGGCGGCCTCGGCGATCGCGGCGACACCGGCGGCCGGCCCGTACGCGGTGAGGATCCAGGTGCCCATCGACATCGGCGAGGTCGGCTTGGCCACGCGCAGCATGTGGTGGAAGCGGGCCGGCCGCCCGAGGTCCTTGACCAGGAAGACGGCGCTGGCGCTGACGGCGGCCAGCGCGGTGAGCCGACCGGCGCGCCGCAGCGCCGGCCGCCCGGTGAGCTGCCCACCGGCCGCGAGCAGCGACGAGCCGGCCGCCAGCCCGCCGGTGAACAGGTACGCGGCGATGTCCCACTTCCAGACCGGCCCCTTGAGGATCGGCCGACCGTAGTACGACGTGAACTCGGCCTCCGGTACCCGCACCTCCTCGCCGCCGCGACCGCCGCGTCGGCGGCCCCTGCGTCGAGCGGGCTGGTCGGCTGTGTCTCCCGGCACCGAGGGCCCCTGTGGCCGGGCCGTCTGGTGCCGCGTGGCGATCTCCTGCGGCGGGGCGGTCGCGTGCTGGTCGTCGGCGACCACCGCTGCGCCGTCGGTCTCCGGGCGTGCCGAGACGCCCGGTCGGTCGGCACCCTCGGCGGCCAGCCGGGCACGGAAGCGGCGGAACAGGTCGCCCACCTCGGGGCGCTGCGGACTCACGAGGAACCTCCGACGAACGCGGCGACGGTGGCCGCCGCCATGGCGAGTGCGGCGAGGCCGGCGCGTTTCCACATCTTCGGCAGGTCGCGGGTGGTCACGATCGGGTCCGGTGGCAACCCGTACACCTCGGGCTCGTCCAACAGCAGGAAGAACGCCCCGTCACCACCGACGCCGTCGTCCGGGTCGTGCCCGTACAACCGCGCCTCGGAAACCCCCCGCCCCCGCAACGTCGCCACCCGCGCGGCGGCCCGCTCCCGCAACTCCTCCAGGGGCCCGTACTGGATCGACTCGGTCGGACACGCCTGCGCACACGCCGGCGTCATGCCGGCACCCAACCGGTCGTAGCACAACGTGCACTTCCACGCCCGACCATCGTCCTTACGCTGATCGATGACGCCGTACGGGCACGCCGAGATGCAGTACCCACACCCGTTACAGATGTCCTCCTGCACCACCACCGTCCCGAACTCCGTCCGGAACAACGACCCCGTCGGACACACGTCCAGACACGCCGCATGCGTGCAGTGCTTACACACGTCCGACATCATCAACCACCGGAAATCCGTCCGACCCTCCACACCGGAACCCCGACCCGGCGGCTGCGCCCCCGGCATCCCCAGGAACTGTGGACCCGCGCCCGCGTCGACCGACCGCTGCGGGCCACCGTTGACCGGTTCGCCGAGCACGTCCGCCGACGGCGGGTGCGGCCCGGCCGGGCGGGGCTGCTCGATGAACGCCACGTGCCGCCACGAGTTCGCGGTCAAGGCGCCGGTGTTGTCGTAGGACATGCCGAGCAGGTCCAGACCGCTCTCCGGGACGCCGTTCCACTCCTTGCACGCCACCTCACACGCCTTGCACCCGATGCAGACGCTGGTGTCGGTGAAGAACCCCATCCGCGGCGGCGCGTTCTGATAACCCGCGTCGGGCGCCGGGTCCAGCGGGCCGTACAGGCTGTTCGGGTCAGGAAGCACCGCGCTGCTCCCCCTCGCTGTCGGTGGTGACCGCCGGAGCATTATGGCCCGGGGTGATCCCGGCCCGCCGCTGGTAGTCGGCGACCAGGTCCCGCAACGCCGGGCCGGTCGGCCGACGGCCGGGCCGCACGTCGCAGGTGCCGACCTTGCTCTCCTGGATCAGGACGTTCGGGTCCAGGCTGATGCCGAACAGGTCGTTGGCCGAGTCACCGGTCACCAGACCCTCGAAACCGAAGTGGTACGGCAACCACACCTGGTGGATGATCCGGTCGTCCACCCGCAACGGCCTGAGCCGATCGGTCACCAGCACCTTCGCCTCGATCACCGCCCGACCACTGACCAGGTGCGCCCAGCCCAGATGCGTCAGGCCCGCCTCGGCGGCCAGGGCCGGGGACACCTCGACGAACATCTCCGGCTGCAACTCCGCCAGCGGCGACACCGTCCGACTCATCCCACCGGCGGTGTGGTGCTCGGTGAGCCGGCTGACCGTGAACACGTACGGGAACACCTGACTGTGTTCCTGCGGCGGGCTCGGGTTCACCGAGTTCACCGGATGCGCGTACATCTTGCGGGTCGGGTTGGCCTGCTGCCGGTAGAGCGGGTTACGAACCGGCGACTCCACCGGCTCGTAGTGGGTGGGCAGCGGCCCGTCCAGGACACCGCTGGGCGCGTACAGCCAGCCCTTGCCGTCGCCCTGCATGACGAACGGGTCGTCACCGGCGATGCCCTCCGGCCCGGACGCGCCCGGCGGGGGCCGGTACGACGGCGGTTTGGTCTTCTCGAAGTCCGGCACGTCGTGACCGGTCCACTCGCCCTTCTCCGCGTCCCACCACACGTAGCGTTTGCGTTCACTCCACGGGTTGCCGTCCGGGTCGGCCGAGGCACGGTTGTAGAGGATGCGCCGGTTCGCCGGCCACGCCCAACCCCACTCGGCGGCCACCCAGTCCTGCTCGTGTCGGGACTTGCGCCGGGCCGCCTGGTTGACGCCGTCCGCGTACACCCCGGTGTAGATCCAGCAGCCGACGGCGGTGGAACCGTCGGCGCGGGCCTCCGCGAAGCTGGACAGTGGACGGCCGGTCGCCACGTCGTACCCGTTGATCTCGCGCAGCACCGCCTCGGCGCTCGGCTCCGCGTGCGGACCGTGCGTGGGGTAGTCCCAGGTGAGGTCGAGCAGCGCCCGGTCACGCGGCAGCGGTGAGTCGGCCAGCTTCTCCCGCAGCCTGCGGCCGAGGTGGTAGAAGAACCACAGCTCGGAGCGCGCGTCGCCCGGCGGCTCGACGGCCTTCTCCCGCCACTGCAACAACCGCTGCGTCT is a window of Micromonospora sp. WMMD961 DNA encoding:
- the nrfD gene encoding NrfD/PsrC family molybdoenzyme membrane anchor subunit; this translates as MSPQRPEVGDLFRRFRARLAAEGADRPGVSARPETDGAAVVADDQHATAPPQEIATRHQTARPQGPSVPGDTADQPARRRGRRRGGRGGEEVRVPEAEFTSYYGRPILKGPVWKWDIAAYLFTGGLAAGSSLLAAGGQLTGRPALRRAGRLTALAAVSASAVFLVKDLGRPARFHHMLRVAKPTSPMSMGTWILTAYGPAAGVAAIAEAAGVLPRHGLLGRASRALPSVGHTAGLLAAGTAPALATYTGVLLADTAVPSWHEAYPELPVIFAGSALASGAGVGLLAAPPAQTGPARRMAVAGAALELYGAHRVETRLGLLSEPYRLGRPGRLLRAGRLLTAVGVAGALLGRRSRTVGAFSGAALLAASVVTRFGIFYGGVASARDPRYTVVPQRERVEARRGAGGTST
- a CDS encoding 4Fe-4S dicluster domain-containing protein — translated: MLPDPNSLYGPLDPAPDAGYQNAPPRMGFFTDTSVCIGCKACEVACKEWNGVPESGLDLLGMSYDNTGALTANSWRHVAFIEQPRPAGPHPPSADVLGEPVNGGPQRSVDAGAGPQFLGMPGAQPPGRGSGVEGRTDFRWLMMSDVCKHCTHAACLDVCPTGSLFRTEFGTVVVQEDICNGCGYCISACPYGVIDQRKDDGRAWKCTLCYDRLGAGMTPACAQACPTESIQYGPLEELRERAAARVATLRGRGVSEARLYGHDPDDGVGGDGAFFLLLDEPEVYGLPPDPIVTTRDLPKMWKRAGLAALAMAAATVAAFVGGSS